From a region of the Eriocheir sinensis breed Jianghai 21 chromosome 25, ASM2467909v1, whole genome shotgun sequence genome:
- the LOC127003638 gene encoding ras-like protein family member 10B — MLYYVWFSVHYLKIVVVSGCDSGTCEGCGGPRGGGGGAGDCGTCQGGNRRPPPPSSPHPAPPPLNGHLLPPPPPSQVVKVVVLGAPGVGKTSIIKQFVHNEFPEAHQPTTTRVNNWSNVLVNERVYQLCIADIPPIRAFPQNSFSEWADYRFYGLRSAMAYVFVFDLTCYESFTHIKALRDQVYESRDMREVGVVVVGNKRDLLEASEPREKRELLREMREVPATVRKQWKAAYVEVSAKCNWHVVAAFRELLLAVEDAHSHAHARPHNLHELHEVIEHSKCTIL, encoded by the exons ATGCTGTATTACGTTTGGTTTTCAGTGCATTATCTCAAAA TTGTTGTGGTGAGTGGGTGTGATTCAGGCACATGTGAGGGCTGTGGGGGGCcgcggggagggggcgggggggcgggggactGTGGGACCTGCCAGGGGGGGAaccgccgcccccctcccccctcctccccccaccccgccccgccccccctcaaCGGCCAcctgctgcccccgccgcccccctcgCAAGTCGTCAAGGTGGTGGTTCTGGGCGCCCCCGGAGTGGGCAAGACTTCGATTATTAAG CAATTTGTCCATAACGAGTTCCCGGAGGCCCACCAGCCCACCACTACCCGGGTTAACAACTGGTCCAACGTGCTGGTCAACGAGAGGGTGTATCAACTGTGCATCGCTGACATCCCGCCGATAAGAG cGTTCCCACAAAACTCGTTCTCGGAGTGGGCGGACTACCGCTTCTACGGGCTGCGGTCGGCCATGGCGTACGTGTTCGTGTTCGACCTCACCTGCTACGAGTCCTTCACGCACATCAAGGCGCTGCGGGACCAG GTGTACGAGTCCCGGGACATGCGCgaggtgggcgtggtggtggtgggcaacaAGCGGGACCTGCTAGAGGCGTCCGAGCCGCGCGAGAAGCGGGAGCTGCTGCGGGAGATGCGGGAGGTGCCGGCCACCGTCAGGAAGCAGTGGAAGGCCGCCTACGTGGAGGTGTCGGCCAAGTGTAACTGGCACGTGGTGGCCGCCTTCAGGGAGCTGCTGCTGGCGGTGGAGGACGCGCACTCCCACGCCCACGCGCGCCCGCACAACCTGCACGAGCTGCACGAAGTGATTGAACACTCCAAGTGCACCATATTGTGA